The Chryseobacterium glaciei DNA window CCAAGCACAAGACCTTATTATGATCCGGACGTTACTGATCCTAGTCTTCCTGGAGTAAACGGTAAAGCAGCTAGTTTTAACTTTGGTGTAGGAATTGGTGTCGGTTATAGCTACAAAAGACAGTTAGAATTTGCTTTGAACTATGACTTTGGTATTTCTAATACCTATCCAGGTCTTAAGAATGAGCCATTCGGAAGTACAAAAGGTAAATCTGAACAAGTTCTTAGTGCTAAAATAAGCTACATCTTTGAATAAAAAGATTTCATAAGAAACATAAAAAATCCCGGGAATTTTTATTCTCGGGATTTTTGTTTTATAATTTTTAATGTTCAGGATCTATAAATTATATTTAATTTGACTTAAATTTAATTCAAAAAACTGAAATTTGTTAATTAATCTGATCGACCTAGGAAGCTGTAGCGTTAAGAAAATAAGTTCTGAGAGCGTTAAGAAAATTCTAGTGTTTGAAGCGCGAACCCGATTTTGAATCGAAGAACAAATAGTAAATTTCGCGCAAGTTTAGAATTTTTAGTGAACAGAAATTATTTTTAGCGGAAGATTCCAGTCTTGAATTTTTGGTCCGTTTGCTTCAAGGCAAAAGGACATATTAAATAAAAATCTCTTTATACTTTTATCCTCTGACCCATTTCCAAAGCTCTTTCAAAGTAGCCTTATTTCCATACATCAAAATTCCTACTCTGTAGATTTTTCCTGCAAGGAATATCATGAAAACCGTTGTTCCCAACAATAATACAATCGACAAGGCTAACTGCCAAATAGGAACTCCAAAAGGAATTCGTGCAATCATTGCGACAGGTGATGTGAAAGGAATTATGGATAACCAAAAACCTAATGGACCATCAGGATTATTCATCAATGAAAAACTTCCGTACATACCCAACGTTAATGGTAAAATTGCAAATAAGGTGAATTGCTGAGTTTCAGTTTCATTGTCAACGGCAGAACCAATCGCAGCATAAATCGAGCTGTAAAAGATATATCCCAAAAGGAAATAAATGATAAATACTCCAATAATCAAAGGGAAATTAAGCTCTAATAAACTGTGAGAAACCTGAGTTGCAATCTGAGCAATATCCAATTTACTCATCATTTCTTCATTTCCACCGGGAACATTTTTTTGTATTGAATTAAAACCTGTATTTAAAACCAACGCACCAATAACCGACATCGTAATCCAGATAATAAACTGAGTCAAAGCAACCATCGTTACACCCAAAATTTTACCCATCATCAGCTCAAAAGGTTTCACGGAAGAGATAATAATTTCTACAACGCGGTTGTTTTTCTCCTCCAAAACACTTCTCATTACTCTCACACCATAAATAAGAATAAACATGAAAGTAACGTACATTAAAACCAGACTCAATCCCGTTTTCACCCCGAAACTAAGGTCAGAATCTTCTTTATTATTTTCTGAAACGTTAATTGTTTTTAAAGTAAAACCTTTATCAAGATTATCAAGTTGAGTTTCAGCAATTCCTAATTGTTTGATCTTTTCTTTTTTGATGACATTCGTGATATCAGAAATGATTCTTTGTTTTGTATCAAAACCAATCTTAGAATTAATAACCAACCTTGAATTTTTTTCCAGATCATCATAATTTTGACCGCTCAATTCAGGTAAGATTAAAATCCCGTCCAAAGATTCATTCCCCTTTAAGTTATTGATCTTCGACTTTTCATCAGCCGCAGAAACAAAAACATAATTAAGTTTATCGTTTGATTTTAACTGATTTTTAAATAATCCGCTTTTATCAACAACTTCAATAATGCTGTGCGATTCATTAGCCTTAAACATTAATCCGATAACTGCTCCAAAAGCAATAATCATAACGGGAGCCAATAAAGTTAATATAATGAAGGATTTTTTCTTAACCTGCGTAAGAAATTCCCTTTTTGTAATTAAAAAAATATTATTCATAATTAAGAGTTGTTGCTTACGGCATTAATAAATACCTCATTCATACTTGGAATTTTTTCATCAAATGATCTCACTTTTCCTACATTTACAAGATCTAAAATAATGTTGTTCTGATCATTTTCATTTTTTAAATCGAAAGAAACCAGATTGTTTTCATTGGTATAATTAAAAATTTCGTATTTATTTTTGAAAGTATCAAATTGAGTATCATTTACCTCAGAAAGAGTAATTTCAAAAATATTTTTCTTGAATTTTTCTCTTACGTCGAAAACTCTTCCGTCAATAATTTTTTTAGAATTATTGATCAATGCTACATAATCACACATTTCCTCCACACTTTCCATTCTGTGAGTAGAAAGAATAATGGTTGTTCCGTTATTTTTAAGCTCAATGATTTGGTCTTTGATCAAATTGGCGTTTACAGGATCAAAACCAGAGAAAGGCTCATCCAGAATCAAAAGATGCGGTCTGTGAAGTACAGTTACCACAAACTGAATTTTCTGAGCCATTCCTTTTGAAAGTTCAGAAAGCTTTTTTTTCCACCATTGATCAATATTCAGTTTTTCAAACCATTTTTTTGCTTCATTTAAAGCATCATTTTTGGTCATACCTTTTAATTCTCCAAAATAAAGGATCTGATCGCCAACGGTCATATTTTTATACAAACCTCTTTCTTCAGGCATGTAACCGATATCTCTGATGTGATTTTGATTAAGCTTTTCTCCGTTAATAAAGACATCTCCGGAATCAGCCTGAGTAATTTGATTGATAATACGGATGAAGGAAGTTTTTCCGGCTCCGTTTGGGCCTAAAAGACCATAAATACTCCCTGTTGGGACATGTATACTGAAGTCATCCAATGCGATCTTCTTACCTGCATTGTAGGTCTTCGTAATATGTTCAGCTTTTAGCATTAATTTGTTTTTCTATAGTTAGTATAAAAATATCCCGAAAGTTACGGAATAATTAAAACAGAATTAATGTAAAAGAAAAAATCCTGATGATTATCAGGATTTAAATTTTATTGTTTTACGATTTGAGTAACCTTTTGGGTATTATCGCTTAAAATGTAACGAATCAAATATTTTCCGGGTTTCAATTTTTCAATATTGATCTCTCCCGAATTCATATTTACTGTGTAATTAGCAACTTGTGTACCCAAAATTGAATAAAAAGTCACGCTCTTGACTCTTAAAGAAGAGTCCTTTGCCTTAATGATAAGGAAATCCTTTGCAGGATTCGGATAGGCAACAAGCACACCATCATCTGCTTTTTGCGAGATGGAACCAGGTTCTCTCAGTTGAGCTTTAAAATTGTTGGAAAATCCAACAAAAGTGCCTATAAATAGAAATAAAAGTAAAAGTTTTTTCATCAAATTATAATTTCTCTAGGTATTTCATAACAAAAGTAAATAATTCTATAATCACTTGCAATATTTTTTTATAGAACTTATACTAAATTTGCAGAAACTTATTCAAAAAGTATTCCAAAATGATACATTCAAGAAATAGAAGACTTAGAGTTAATGAATCTATGAGAAGCTTGGTAAGAGAAAGTATCCTTACAACTGATGATTTTGTAATGCCGATCTTCGTAATGGAGGGCGAAAACAAGGAAGAGGCGATCCCGTCGATGCCGGGTATTTTCAGGCGAAGTATAGATTTAACAGTAAAGGAATGTAAGGAATTATTTTCTTTAGGAGTAAAAGCTGTCAATCTGTACATGAAAGTGTCTGATCATTTAAAAGACAACACCGGAAAAGAAGCATGGAACAAAGACGGTTTGATGCAAAGCACGATTAAAGCGATCAAAGATGCTGTTCCTGCAATGATCGTGATGCCTGATGTAGCTTTAGACCCATATTCAATTTACGGTCACGACGGAATTATAGAAAACGGAAAGATTGTAAATGATGCTACCAACAATGCATTGGCAAGAATGTCTGTGTCACATGCTGAAGCTGGAGCTGACATTGTGGCACCAAGTGACATGATGGACGGAAGAGTATTGACCATTCGTGAAGCTTTAGAAGATAGCGGATTTACAGACGTCGGAATTTTAAGTTATTCTGCAAAATATGCGAGTTCTTTTTACGGACCGTTCAGAAGTGCTTTAGATAGTGCTCCGACAGATGATGTAGAAATTCCAAAGGATAAAAAAACATATCAGATGGATTTTCATAATTCAAGAGAGGCTTTAAATGAAGTTTTTAAAGATATTGAAGAAGGAGCAGATATTATTATGATCAAACCGGGACTTCCATATCTTGATATTGTTGCTAAAGTTCGTGAAGCAATCGATCTTCCAATCGCAGTTTACAACGTAAGTGGTGAATATGCAATGGTAAAAGCAGCGGCTCAAAATGGTTGGTTAGATAATGACAAAACAATTATTGAAAGCTTAACTTGCTTCAAAAGGGCAGGAGCAGATATGATTTTTACTTATTTTGCTAAAGAAGCAGCGATTCTTTTAAATAAATAATCAAAAGCAATGATATAAGAAAAACACCTCAATTTGAGGTGTTTTTTTATGAAATATCAAAATCTTTTTCCTTTGTAAACTTAGCTGTAAAATGGGCTTGATTTCCTGAATTTTTAAAACAAAATATTTTTTTAGAATCAAATATCTAACAGAGTTGTCATCCTAAGTCCGTCGAAGCATCTATTAAAAAAATCATAAAACTTTTGAACACAATCTTTAATCTAAAATTTGAATTCAAAAAAACTTTATCTTTGCCACTATGATTTTACGAGGAGAAAACTTAATCAAAGAATACGGTCCCAAAAAAGTTGTAAAAGGCGTTTCTGTACAGGTTCAGCAGGGAGAGATTGTTGGGTTGCTTGGTCCAAACGGAGCAGGAAAGACCACGTCATTTTATATGATTGTAGGTTTGGTTAAGCCCACTTCAGGAAAGATTTTCTTGGATAAGCAGGAAATTACAACCGATGCCATGTACCGCAGAGCCCAAAAAGGAATCGGATATCTGGCTCAGGAAGCGTCGGTTTTCAGAAAACTTTCTGTGGAAGAAAATATCATGGGAGTTTTACAGTTAACAAACCTTTCAAAACGCGAACAGCAAATGAAATGCGACGAATTGGTTGAAGAATTCTCGTTACAGCACGTTCGTAAAAACAGAGGAGATCTTCTTTCGGGAGGAGAAAGACGTAGAACGGAAATCGCGCGTTGTTTGGCAACAAGTCCAAATTTTATCTTGTTGGATGAGCCTTTCGCAGGGGTTGACCCGATTGCTGTTGAAGATATTCAGAAGATCGTAAGAAGCTTGGTTGATAAAAACATCGGAATTTTGATTACTGACCACAACGTTCAGCAAACTTTGGCGATTACCAATAAAACATACATTATGTTCGAAGGAAAGATCCTGAAAGAAGGACTTCCCGAAGAATTAGCTAATGATCCACAGGTAAGAGAAGCTTATCTTGGTGAAAACTTCGTTTATCAGAGTATTTTAGATAAACCGAAGAAGAAAACTTACGCTTATAACATTTGGGCAGGAAATTTCGATTCAAAACCTCAGTTTCAAGGTTTTGTTGATGAAAATTTTGCTCAGTTTGATGATTTGAGATTAATGTATGGTTTTGAAGATATCAGCTTTGCATCGTTGGGGAATTCTGAAATTGAGCATATTTTCAAAGACGTTGTAGATAAGAATGCAAATAATTCTTTTGTTTTCCAGAGAAAAGAAATTAATTCTCAATATTCTTTAGAACAGGCAGAATCAGAATCAAAGGAAGCAAGCAAATCAGAATTGCATTATCTTACAACCTACATTTATGCAGGATAATTAATGGCTGATCATTCAAATATTGACGGAGATTTTAGTATAGGAATGAAAGTTTTTCTTGATAATGAATATGGAGTTATAATTGATTTAAAAATACATGAACTCTCAACAGTGATTCGTTGGGATACTCCAAAAGAAAAGGATATTGAAGATTGGTGTTCAATGTGGCAAACTTTTTTTGATATGGGAGGAAAAATTATAAATCAAAATCATCAATTTAAATACATCAATGATGATGGAAGTTTAAAAGATAAAATTTAAAATCAAGCAATCATTTGCTGAAAAATATAATAAAACGTACCTTTTCTCTTTGAAACGGTACGTTTTTTAGTTAAAATAATTCCTATGGCAAAACCTTTTAACAGAACAGTTACTTTATTTGGAATTTATCAACAATTGGTTCCCTTTATTAAGCCTTATCGCTTAATGATTTATGGGACTTTACTTCTCACTTTTTTAGGAGCTCTCGCAGCGCAGGTGAACCCACTTGTTTTGAAATATACGGTAGATGAGGTTACAAAACTTACGCTTTTGCCTCATCCAATGTCTGAGGGAATTCATGTTTTGGTTGTCATTTCCATTATTTTACTCGGGAAAGAATTACTAAATATTTTCATCAATTTCGGGCAAAAATTTTATGGTGAAAAGATTAGAATTAATGTAAGTTCGGTTCTGGCACAATCAGCAATTGATAAGATTCTGACATACCGAGTTGCCTATTTTAACGATGAAAATCACGAGTCAGGAAAATTGCAGATCAGAATAGACAGAGGAATTGAAAGTCTGACAAAATTAGTTCAAAACTTTTTTATCGACATGTTACCGTTGTTTTCTAATGCATTTATTGCATTGATTATCATGTATATGCAAAATGTATATGTTGGATTGGTTTCTACCATCATTGTGCCTATTTATTTTTATATCAGTTCATTACAGGCAAAAAAATTGGGCGGAGTTCGTCGACAATTACGAAATCAGCGCGAACAGAAAACTTCAGGTTTGTTGAATTTGATTAATTCGATTATGGTGATCAAAAGTTTTGTCCGTGAAAAATTTGAAGGTAAAAAGCAATACGATTTGCAGATGCAGTTGATGGAAAGCCAGATGTTCACCCGAAAAACTAACTTT harbors:
- a CDS encoding ABC transporter permease produces the protein MNNIFLITKREFLTQVKKKSFIILTLLAPVMIIAFGAVIGLMFKANESHSIIEVVDKSGLFKNQLKSNDKLNYVFVSAADEKSKINNLKGNESLDGILILPELSGQNYDDLEKNSRLVINSKIGFDTKQRIISDITNVIKKEKIKQLGIAETQLDNLDKGFTLKTINVSENNKEDSDLSFGVKTGLSLVLMYVTFMFILIYGVRVMRSVLEEKNNRVVEIIISSVKPFELMMGKILGVTMVALTQFIIWITMSVIGALVLNTGFNSIQKNVPGGNEEMMSKLDIAQIATQVSHSLLELNFPLIIGVFIIYFLLGYIFYSSIYAAIGSAVDNETETQQFTLFAILPLTLGMYGSFSLMNNPDGPLGFWLSIIPFTSPVAMIARIPFGVPIWQLALSIVLLLGTTVFMIFLAGKIYRVGILMYGNKATLKELWKWVRG
- a CDS encoding T9SS type A sorting domain-containing protein, with the translated sequence MKKLLLLFLFIGTFVGFSNNFKAQLREPGSISQKADDGVLVAYPNPAKDFLIIKAKDSSLRVKSVTFYSILGTQVANYTVNMNSGEINIEKLKPGKYLIRYILSDNTQKVTQIVKQ
- the hemB gene encoding porphobilinogen synthase — encoded protein: MIHSRNRRLRVNESMRSLVRESILTTDDFVMPIFVMEGENKEEAIPSMPGIFRRSIDLTVKECKELFSLGVKAVNLYMKVSDHLKDNTGKEAWNKDGLMQSTIKAIKDAVPAMIVMPDVALDPYSIYGHDGIIENGKIVNDATNNALARMSVSHAEAGADIVAPSDMMDGRVLTIREALEDSGFTDVGILSYSAKYASSFYGPFRSALDSAPTDDVEIPKDKKTYQMDFHNSREALNEVFKDIEEGADIIMIKPGLPYLDIVAKVREAIDLPIAVYNVSGEYAMVKAAAQNGWLDNDKTIIESLTCFKRAGADMIFTYFAKEAAILLNK
- a CDS encoding ABC transporter ATP-binding protein; the encoded protein is MLKAEHITKTYNAGKKIALDDFSIHVPTGSIYGLLGPNGAGKTSFIRIINQITQADSGDVFINGEKLNQNHIRDIGYMPEERGLYKNMTVGDQILYFGELKGMTKNDALNEAKKWFEKLNIDQWWKKKLSELSKGMAQKIQFVVTVLHRPHLLILDEPFSGFDPVNANLIKDQIIELKNNGTTIILSTHRMESVEEMCDYVALINNSKKIIDGRVFDVREKFKKNIFEITLSEVNDTQFDTFKNKYEIFNYTNENNLVSFDLKNENDQNNIILDLVNVGKVRSFDEKIPSMNEVFINAVSNNS